Within the Plectropomus leopardus isolate mb chromosome 15, YSFRI_Pleo_2.0, whole genome shotgun sequence genome, the region AATCCAGAGCAGTCAGTCAGCAGTTTCAGCCCAGTGTCCCTGTCTGTAGACGTTTCTGTTGGTTCCCATGAAAGTTAGCTTGTTTTTGTTAGCTGTTTTTGAATTATACTGGTAACTTTTTATGGTAACTACGTCCTTTCGCACATTTTAGAGACATTCACATGAGCAATACAAAATGACATActattttaaaaggtttttagtCAATATGACTCAATATTTGTCATTCATTGGAAGAAGTTAttggtttaatttaaatttaatggaGTGAGAGCactgattaataataataaggttGCAAACATCAGTAATGCAATGATCAAGTCTTTGTAACTTGGacagacatcagttttctatTTCTACCTTCAGATGCCTTACATAAAATATTAAGTtgctgaaacctgagaaaattgattgaTGAAcatggggacattttttttaaaaattactaaaaggtgacaaaaatgaCCTGCAAATTAGGGAAATaatagagtttaaaaaaaaaatcaacactttttacttttttctggtgattttctttttttctttaacattttttccacttgttttgagcttattttcttgtaaatttctTACTAATCTTGCTCATTTTTACACCATGTctcattaagttgctcatcgccccctctctgtgtttttgaaagaaaccaaagcaatttgctccggtttcaaagggttaaactcatCCTAGCATTTTACAGAACCCCAATTTTTAATTGTGACAAAGCAGTTGTTTCATAATGTCCTTTGTTTTGCGTTCAGGTGTGGGAAAAACCACTCTGGTCCAAAAAGCCTGCGAGGCTTTAGTGTCATCAGCAGTGGGAGTTGAAGGGTTTTACACAGAAGAGGTCAGAGAGGGAGGCCGCAGAGTCGGCTTTGATGTAGTCACAGTGACAGGAGAGAGGGGCCACCTGTCCAGAATCAGGTAGCAGGACTGTCATCCTATCCAAATCAAACCACCGCTCTTTTATCGTGCTGTTTTTGAGTCACTTTCACCTTATTTTGACTTACAGAGATGCTGCCGGTTCATCTCATGGCAGACGGGAATACACAGTTGGCCAGTATGTGGTTGACTTGCCCTCATTTGAAAACCTGGCACTCCCCCTCTTCAGAAATGTAAGACAGCACACATGCTTTTTTCAACTCATCAATAGATCACAGTAAGCAAAACAGTCcccctttctttccctcttcaCAACCCATCAAACCTTTGATTTTCTCAGAATTGATGGAATAATTGGAAGCTTGCAAACACATAAATTCCAGAGTGACGTTTTTAGTGTCGGTGGTGCCGTCTGGCTGTCACTGATCGTGATTAATCCGGCATGTAAAGTGAGCCTGGAGTGACGCCTACACATGTGCTGTAAAGGAAGGTGTCTGCGCCTTGGCGGCACATACTCCACTTTCATCTCAGTCGAAGCGTCTCTGTAATCACTGCTGATCACCCGTTGTGTGTAACATACAAACGCTGTCACTGGCACACTATCAGTCACACACGAGACATTAACATGATGAGCTTTTTCTACATGGCCACCAGTGTTAAGCTTTTTATCAATAAATGTCTCAACTTTTACTTATAGGACATCAAGCAAACACTTATGCATGCTCATGCTTGACGCTAAGATCCTTTTTCCCCAGGTCGGGTCTGCAGATGGGGGGAACAAGAAGGTGTTTGTCATTGATGAGATTGGCAAAATGGAGCTCTTCAGCCACTCATTCATCAGAGCGGTGAGGCAGACGCTAGACAGCTCTTCCTACACCATCCTGGGCACCATCCCGATCCCCAAGGGTAAACCACTGGGTCTGGTAGAGGAGGTGCGGAGCAGGAGAGACGTCAAGGTCTTCACTGTGAGTACAAACACCAGCACACTCTGGGGAGAAAACTAAAGATATTTAGGTCACTTTAGGAGCTGTTAAGTCCCACAATAGCTATAGGACAGTGTTTACACTGTATCCACTTGGTCTTAGGAGGGCAGTCAGTCTGGCCACTAACGCAGAAGGGGCATGCCCTGCATTATCCCCGCTCCTATAGCAGGATTAACTCTAAATCATGCGTGACTGATTTAACAACAAAGGGTGGTCTCAAATGTCAACATAATTTATCACGGAAGACTCGGTTATGGATATTGTCATGCAAAATACTCTCTATGCTCGAAT harbors:
- the ntpcr gene encoding cancer-related nucleoside-triphosphatase; this encodes MIKHVFLTGPPGVGKTTLVQKACEALVSSAVGVEGFYTEEVREGGRRVGFDVVTVTGERGHLSRIRDAAGSSHGRREYTVGQYVVDLPSFENLALPLFRNVGSADGGNKKVFVIDEIGKMELFSHSFIRAVRQTLDSSSYTILGTIPIPKGKPLGLVEEVRSRRDVKVFTVSKENRNAILQDILATLQNCRKPST